GGGGTGTTACAGGGACATCTCACACAGTAGAGTGGGTAGGGGATATTCAGGCTGGGACTTGGATGATGAGGAGGACTAGATCCTGGGAAATGAGGCATGTTCTCCTGGCTGACCTAACAGCCTGGGCAAAACTTGTCAAGGCTGGAGAATTCagcatgctgggaaaactgggagaACGTCAGCCCTGCTGAGGCCTAGAGAGTGGGGCAGTTAGAAAGGGTGATGGCCTCAGATCTGATTCCAGATTGGGGGTGTGTTCTGGGAGCATGATAGAttcatctgttgaatgaatgtggtggtaggggtgggggaggaggcatTCTAGAGACATTCCAGTGCTGCTTCCATCCCGCCTTGGAGGGCCTGGTGCTTCTAATCCAGGGTGGGCAACCAAAAGATTGGATACAACCCCCACTGTAAACCTTCAGATCTTGGAAAATCCTGGTCTGAGCATGGAGGGGGAGAGTGGAGTGAAGAGACATTCTGTCCAATGCAGCAGGGACATACATCCCTCTTGGCCCTGAGGGCAGCTTCAGCCAGAGGCCTGTTGCCATCCCGTGGGATTTCCTGCCTCCCTTTCTGAGACTGAGAAAGGGGCAACTGGGAGTGCTGATTTTCAGACCCAGGAAAGGCTTGGCTGTTGCAGGAAAGGAAGGGTTATGGGGTCCTAGAAGGTGCGCAGGGTACAGCCAAGGCCCAGGGGTGCCAAATGCTGGGTCCTTGAAAAATATCACCACAATAGCACCTGAACAGTAAACCATAGTGGTGAAGGGCAGACTCCATATTGAATGCCAGCTCTGCTTTTGGTTGTGTGAACTCACCAGCTACAACAAGTGGGATGAAGGGTCAACACCAAATGGGGGTTTCTAATACCTACATCAATGTTGCTGTGAGGGCCCCCATGGTACCTGTGATCCCTGGGGGGTGCCAGGCAGGCTACCCACAGGGCTTACCTGTTTCCTCTCATTCATTGTAGGGGTTGGTGTCTGCACGTCCTTTGTGGGCATCTCATGGGCACTTCTGGACTACCACCGGGCCCTACGCACCTGCCTCCCCTCTAAGCCCCTCCCGGGCCTGGCCTCCTCTGCAGTCTACTTCCTGTGGaacctgctgctgctgtggcccCGTGTCCTGGCTGTGGCCCTGTTCTCAGCCCTCTTCCCCTACTACGTGGCCCTACACTTCCTGGGCCTGTGGCTGGTGTTGCTGCTCTGGGTCTGGCTtcagggcacagactttatgcCAGACCCCAGCTCTGAGTGGCTGTATCGTGCGACGGTGGCTACCATCCTCTATTTCTCCTGGTTCAATGTGGCTGAGGGCCACACCCGAGGCCGGGCCACCATCCACCTAGCATTCCTCCTGAGTGACAGTGTTCTCCTAGTGGCCACCGGGGTGACACATAGCACTTGGCTGCCCAATGGGATCCCATTACAGATATGGCTGTCGGTGGGAGGCATCTGCTtccttttgggtctggctttGCGGCTTGTCTACTACCGCTGGCTACACCCTAGCCGCCACAGGGAGCCTGACCAGGTGGACGGGGCCCGGAGTTTCCTTTCCCCGGAGGGGTGTCAGCTGCCGCAGAACAGGCGTGTGGTCCAGTTGGCTCAGAACTTTTACCCCAAGGCTAGGGATGAGGCTGTTTTGCCAGGGAAGGGAAAGGTGAATGGGATCCTTTGAGGCAGGGTCAGACTTAGCCAGGGGACAGATGGACCTTTAGTCAATTGTCCCTCAAAGGCAGAAGATAAGCTAATTATGCTGCTATGGGCCTTGATTCACTCAACAAGAGATGGAAGCCTGACCTGGGCCAGGCACTGGAGACCAGAGTTGAGTAAAACAGAGGTGTGCCTTCAAGGAGTTCACAGTGTGAACAAGATGAGAAAGGCTGGGCCCTGGAGGGTCAAGGGCCCCAATTAGGTACAAGACATtttgggaggaaagaagaaaccctccttttttctttcctcccaacCAGTATAGCTGGTGCCCCAAAGTTTCCTATTGCTGGTATTTTTACCTCCCTGGCCACCTCTAAAACAATTGGTGGAGGTGCTGTCCCACCCCTTGGCTCCCCTATATCTTGGGCTAGAAGGACCCCAGGACCTCCAGGGGGTGTTCTCTAGAATtcttcctcccctgccccaccccattcattcaacaaatgtttactgagagCATTTTATGTGCCAGGAACATCATTCTATCCTTGGAACCTGGAACAAGGTCAGCTGCCACCTAGCTTCATCCCCTACCTGCTCCAACCAATCCTGGGTAGGATTTCAAATGCTGGAAGCCAGGGGTGCCTAATTTTGGTGACCCCTGTCAGCCCTTCCAGGGATTTAGTGCAGCTGGCCTAGCCTCTGCTCCTGCTCCCCAGCGGCTGTCTTTCAACTAAGTGCCTTGTGAACATGTGGTCTGGGCCATGTGCAGcctgttgagtattttttttattctttagtcAGTATACCTCCTACCTCAGAGTCAATGTAAGAGGAAGTGAATATGGGTGCATATTTGTCTCTGCAAGTGAGGGATATGGTTGTTGTGTTTGTTTAACAGTATTATTAGGTTAATAAAACCTCATGAAATCCTCCAACCTAGTCTGTGTCATTAAATGAAATCTACAGAGTTCAAAGCCTCCTTTGTCAGGGACACAAAATCCACCTCTCAAAATTCACAAAGGCGCCtagaacagagaaaaagagggTTGGCTTACATGGGATTACTCAACCTTCTTTTCCAAGTTTCAGAAGCTGTTCGGCCAGCGTGGGGTTGATCGTTCAGCTGGACATCAGAACCCGGATCTGGGCTGACTCTTGTGCATTCTCTTAAACACCAGCTCTGTTGCTGGGCCTGGTGGGAACAGCCACAAACAACTTTACTCCTAGGAAGTGAACAAGAGCCCAGGTGAAGAGAGGTCTTTTTACtgggagctcagagaggttgagtggtAAGGTGGCTTATGGGATGCAGACATGGGTGATAGTGCTGCAGAGGTGGAAACTTGCTGCTCTGGAAGTTCTgtttgaaatagagctccctacatcCTCATAAtgtatgctatctgcttctgtacaaTTGCTTTCTTatcctaagtaactccattttaccccttGTCGGACCTGCAGAGTACacccccccttctgcatgagaaaccattgacctcatagaaacaaaagccgttgcatagaaacaggagccatacacagtaaactattacatgggaacaggaatcATACatagtgaactattacatgggaacatacaCAATGAGAAGTTGTGtgcttgattgctctaacggctcattcttggctcctgtgacctagctccctagcttgctttgtgcacctggacaaacccatgtgccaataGGATGTAGTTTTTTGCAGAAGTCCAGCTTCAGCGAGGGgtgggtacccgaaaagggaTGGAGAAGGtcagcaaaaataacaaacacagacagagacctcaatgcatcaatatgcacgttctctctctgcgggctgtcagcgtgttgcagctggagcccagtagatcATGAGACAATgtcttttatttggatttttctctgcaggggggttttgggtactatttttattgtatcagcaagcttaaatcaatagtccaaaaagcagggaggaaacttttttagaggtcagccagtcctttccttttgtcagcatgtctcaggtgatcaactcgtgcttctttttcctggaatcaggttatcagatcagaaccatcccttcattgtcttgaagttatcttgtgacctttctctgttagcaagctgtggctaatatccaccctattaacagggtggcagctattttggtTACAAAGTGTTAGATAACCTATAtctattcttaaatgtaaatacaactttgctaaaaggaaaaatgttaacatttaaattctaatgggggtctaatgattttatgttctaatggaatgaacctactgttcatatggaaaaagaacagtggatatttgagcagcattatcatgcacattttaaggatatgcattggctgtggccctgtaatcttgatctaaatgtcaaagtgtcattgtgcacagcaccatccctcacaaaaccagttgcactctcttatttttctaagatctaattttgcaggtttaataattttacagcatatattttaatcccaacacctgattcttaatgatttatttaaaactggacaccaccaagtaaagggaattctacggtttcattcccatatacttaatttatcccaatcatataatttcccattaataccaaccattctcttgccattaatataatctcaagtaaatgatgtttgccaacttacatcatattttggacgtcccctagggggataccaaatttttcctttccccattttgtatcccatatgtccatttacccagatggtcgGGAGAGGatgaaaatttcctttttgaaataactttgcgtgtttaggctgcagctcatatttagtcatgagcagtgcttttggaacatatgttggtgtggtcaatttatcataaggggataattttaaattgtccaatttactaggatcctctgt
The sequence above is drawn from the Cynocephalus volans isolate mCynVol1 chromosome 8, mCynVol1.pri, whole genome shotgun sequence genome and encodes:
- the XKR8 gene encoding XK-related protein 8 codes for the protein MPWSPRATLLRDLVLGVLGTAAFLLDLGTDLWAAGQYVLSGRYLWAVLVLALLGLASVALQLFSWVWLSADPADLHAPQPSGRCLALLHLLQLGYLYRCVQGLQQGLLVWQQEAPSEFDLAYADFLSLDISMLRLFETFLETTPQLTLLLAIILQSGRAEYFQWVGVCTSFVGISWALLDYHRALRTCLPSKPLPGLASSAVYFLWNLLLLWPRVLAVALFSALFPYYVALHFLGLWLVLLLWVWLQGTDFMPDPSSEWLYRATVATILYFSWFNVAEGHTRGRATIHLAFLLSDSVLLVATGVTHSTWLPNGIPLQIWLSVGGICFLLGLALRLVYYRWLHPSRHREPDQVDGARSFLSPEGCQLPQNRRVVQLAQNFYPKARDEAVLPGKGKVNGIL